CCGTCGCGCGGCTGGCGCAGGCGACCGAGGCAAAGTCACGTCCGCCGGGCGTTTGAGCGACACGGGACGAAACGGGACGAGACGAGCTGGGGCCGCACGAGCGCAACGGCTTCGCGCGCCGCTCGTCCGGTCCGGGTCGAACGTCACCCCGAACGTCCCCCCTAACCCACGCGCCGTCGATAACCCGTGCGACGGCGCACCAATTTCGTGAAGGCAGCCCTGCAACATGGAGCTCTTGTGATGAGTGGCGGTTTCCCGCTTCGAGCGTACGAATGGCACTGGCGAACAGTGGCCCGGACGCTTGCAATCCTCCTTGTCCTGGCGGTCATGTCGGGATGCAGCCTGTTCCCGCATCAAGCGCCCGCGCCGATCGTCGACTTGTCGACGCCGCAACCGCCCGTCGTGCCCGAGGTCGTGGAGCCGGAAGAGCCGGCATCGGCGCCGGTTGCCGCGCAGCCCCCTGTCGAGCCCAAAGTGCCGCACCCCGCACCCAAACGGCGTGTGTTTGTGCCGAAAAAACCACCGCCGCCACCGCCGCCGCCCGTGGAAGAAAAAGCGCCGCCGACGCCGCCTCCGTTGCTCACCACGCGCATCATGCAGCACGAGCAAGTGCGCGGTTTGCTCGACAGCGAGATCCAGCGTCCGGACGGCAAGGTGATCGGCCGAGCGGTGGACATGTACGCCGATGCCACCGGCAAGCCGAAGATCATGATCGTGAACCTGGCGGGTTTCCTGGGCGTGGGAGACCGCAAGGTGACCTTCCCGTGGACCGCGTTCCGCTTCAATCCGGCCACGAAAAAAGCGCCCATCACGTTCGCGCTGCCAACGCCCGGCAGCAATGCGGCATCGAATGCGGCAAAGGTGAAAACTCAGGACGCGTCGGCACGAC
This window of the Caballeronia sp. SBC1 genome carries:
- a CDS encoding PRC-barrel domain-containing protein; translation: MSGGFPLRAYEWHWRTVARTLAILLVLAVMSGCSLFPHQAPAPIVDLSTPQPPVVPEVVEPEEPASAPVAAQPPVEPKVPHPAPKRRVFVPKKPPPPPPPPVEEKAPPTPPPLLTTRIMQHEQVRGLLDSEIQRPDGKVIGRAVDMYADATGKPKIMIVNLAGFLGVGDRKVTFPWTAFRFNPATKKAPITFALPTPGSNAASNAAKVKTQDASARPGSVNDIPPTLAQLIDSNVSQKSGARMGRVVDVLIDADAQPQALVIDLSDSLAADKRQVAANWPDLHVVSRNKVMQLQLDFTDAQIKAAPTYSPDQPIKIVSPVVPPPEPAASPEPASAPAVATASSGPGSGAKASAAAVARPSKQ